A section of the Pyxidicoccus xibeiensis genome encodes:
- a CDS encoding beta strand repeat-containing protein → MLASATFVPSDGLAYVTLTLTPRDAIGAPLGPGLHVEVLSSDGLVTLGGTGTSACTVNAPSATCLKAVDSGAGSYVVTARSSTALSVPTTFSATVTDANGTVTLPDTADVTFDSSRFEGGAGCGGSCGTTVTSGNVTITGSHAGGRNLYISGGTVTFDATTEGQTFGDVFITGGTVTHLQATNTTMYKLDILTGSWNLLGGTVNTISKGYGKTCYPNGSCASGSGLFSFGPNGAPSSALAGTSELYGASHGGMGSGNYRINMTAASNAHAGNAGATYGDYRDPRYPGATNSTYSAYHGGGVARITSTGTCVLAGTASITASAPYNGAGGSINLRCGGITSTGWTGTLNADGGPGSGNSSIPVGAGGGGRIALVSTGDAATLTGAVSYPPTNLTARVHAFGGAPANSSYVIGAGGAGTIYLKHSGLTYGDLIIASNSPAHYQNEGTTRLPAIAGTLTANVAAGATQLPVSIASTSFNATYYENAGAPLNTNPSLTQNTTPSSSAAYNGVFAGGWLRPDINAAGGALFDPSNLVSVTTNAVGSLTTSPVPSDIAASAFFRSVEVLDHLDVLGNAILETNGDIYILSGNTTSSGAGSMTVNGLVLFDTTSNQTGRIQYAGGAVNVVQSTQVMPPVAGGTLVADNVSLAGGALTVPAIVASNDVVVSGGTLTTNSLKATRYAQTAGGLRHYPPIFKTSPAAAVAYGLNLTLADTFTLTGGSVDVAGLGYPMACDPQGAPLTAWGFGANGPLAATGVANGYGAGHGGVGGGYTAGSVRGMAYGDYRDPRYPGGAAASVGGSPSYLSYRSNGGGVFRLDAAGACTLGGSTLIKAGAVTSGGQYGAAGGSVSMRCGSFDTTGWTGSITANGANAYSGSLGAVRAGGGGRIALVSTGGASSFVGALTYPLPTSSTQVQARGGTGISAAYSDGGAGTVFLKQGDVPYGQLLINNNNQTHYAAGGYTPLISIAGTLSSPVAAGDTTMGVTITSTPLHGSAALNQRLSGIWLRPDTSVNSGNLPADNLVTVSGNTFVSSSLTQLTTSPALAPVPAGASFKSADLFNVYNVVGGAITQTNGDIYIVP, encoded by the coding sequence TTGCTGGCTTCCGCTACCTTCGTGCCCTCCGACGGGCTGGCCTACGTGACGCTCACCCTCACACCCCGGGACGCGATTGGAGCGCCGCTGGGGCCGGGGCTGCACGTCGAGGTGCTGAGCAGCGACGGGCTCGTCACCCTGGGCGGCACGGGAACCTCGGCGTGCACGGTCAATGCTCCGTCCGCGACCTGCCTGAAGGCGGTGGACTCGGGAGCCGGGAGCTACGTCGTCACGGCGAGGAGCTCGACGGCGCTGTCGGTGCCGACGACCTTCTCCGCCACCGTCACCGATGCGAACGGCACGGTGACGCTTCCGGACACGGCGGACGTCACGTTCGACTCGAGCAGGTTCGAGGGCGGCGCGGGTTGCGGCGGCAGCTGTGGCACCACCGTCACCTCGGGAAATGTCACCATCACCGGCAGCCACGCGGGCGGCCGCAACCTCTACATCTCCGGGGGCACGGTGACATTCGATGCCACCACGGAGGGGCAGACCTTCGGTGACGTCTTCATCACCGGCGGCACGGTGACGCACCTGCAGGCCACCAACACGACCATGTACAAGCTCGACATCCTCACGGGCTCCTGGAACCTCCTGGGCGGCACGGTCAACACCATCAGCAAGGGATATGGCAAGACGTGCTATCCCAATGGCTCCTGCGCCAGCGGGAGCGGGCTGTTCAGCTTCGGTCCCAATGGCGCGCCCTCGTCCGCGCTGGCGGGGACGAGCGAGCTGTACGGCGCCAGCCACGGCGGCATGGGCTCCGGCAACTACCGCATCAACATGACCGCGGCCAGCAACGCCCACGCTGGCAACGCGGGAGCGACGTACGGCGACTACCGCGACCCGAGGTATCCCGGTGCCACCAACAGCACCTACTCGGCCTATCACGGGGGCGGCGTCGCCCGCATCACCTCGACGGGGACATGCGTGCTGGCCGGCACCGCCTCCATCACCGCGAGCGCTCCGTACAACGGCGCCGGAGGCTCCATCAACCTCCGCTGCGGAGGCATCACCTCGACGGGCTGGACGGGAACCCTCAATGCGGACGGCGGCCCTGGTTCGGGGAACTCGTCCATTCCCGTGGGTGCTGGCGGCGGCGGTCGCATCGCGCTGGTCAGCACCGGTGACGCCGCGACCCTCACCGGCGCGGTGAGCTACCCGCCCACGAACCTCACGGCCCGGGTCCACGCCTTCGGCGGCGCGCCGGCCAACTCCAGCTACGTGATTGGCGCTGGCGGCGCGGGGACCATCTACCTCAAGCACAGCGGGCTGACGTACGGCGACCTCATCATCGCCAGCAACTCCCCCGCGCATTACCAGAACGAGGGTACGACGCGGCTGCCCGCGATTGCCGGCACCCTCACCGCGAACGTCGCCGCGGGCGCCACCCAGCTCCCGGTCTCCATCGCCAGCACCAGCTTCAACGCGACCTACTACGAGAATGCCGGTGCGCCGCTGAACACGAACCCCTCGCTCACGCAGAACACGACCCCCTCGTCCTCGGCGGCCTACAACGGGGTGTTCGCGGGCGGCTGGCTGCGGCCCGACATCAACGCCGCGGGCGGAGCGCTGTTCGACCCGTCGAACCTCGTGAGCGTCACCACCAACGCGGTGGGCAGCCTGACGACCAGCCCCGTCCCATCCGACATCGCCGCGAGCGCGTTCTTCCGGAGCGTGGAGGTGCTGGACCACCTCGACGTGCTCGGCAATGCCATCCTCGAGACCAACGGTGACATCTACATCCTCTCGGGCAACACGACGAGCTCCGGAGCGGGCTCGATGACCGTGAACGGCCTGGTGCTCTTCGACACGACGAGCAACCAGACGGGCCGCATCCAGTACGCGGGCGGAGCGGTGAACGTCGTGCAGAGCACCCAGGTGATGCCTCCGGTGGCGGGCGGCACGCTCGTCGCGGACAACGTGTCGTTGGCGGGGGGCGCGCTCACCGTGCCCGCCATCGTCGCGTCCAACGACGTGGTCGTGTCGGGCGGCACGCTGACCACCAATTCGCTGAAGGCGACGCGCTATGCGCAGACGGCGGGTGGCCTCAGGCACTACCCGCCCATCTTCAAGACGTCGCCGGCCGCCGCGGTGGCGTACGGGCTCAACCTGACGCTCGCGGACACGTTCACGCTCACGGGAGGCTCGGTGGATGTCGCGGGGCTGGGCTATCCGATGGCGTGCGACCCGCAGGGCGCGCCGCTGACGGCCTGGGGCTTCGGAGCAAATGGCCCCCTGGCCGCGACCGGCGTGGCCAACGGCTATGGCGCGGGCCACGGCGGCGTCGGAGGCGGCTACACTGCCGGGTCGGTTCGCGGCATGGCCTATGGCGACTATCGGGACCCGCGGTATCCCGGGGGAGCGGCCGCGAGCGTGGGCGGCTCGCCGTCGTACCTCTCCTACCGGAGCAACGGCGGTGGGGTCTTCCGGCTCGATGCCGCCGGGGCCTGCACGCTGGGCGGGAGTACGCTCATCAAGGCTGGCGCGGTGACGAGCGGCGGCCAGTACGGCGCCGCGGGAGGCTCGGTCTCCATGCGCTGCGGAAGCTTCGACACCACGGGCTGGACTGGCTCCATCACCGCCAACGGGGCGAATGCGTACTCGGGCTCGCTCGGCGCGGTGCGCGCGGGCGGTGGCGGCCGGATTGCGCTGGTCAGCACGGGCGGAGCTTCGAGCTTCGTCGGAGCCCTCACCTATCCGCTCCCGACGAGCAGCACGCAGGTGCAGGCGCGGGGAGGCACCGGCATCAGCGCGGCGTACAGCGACGGTGGCGCGGGCACGGTGTTCCTCAAGCAAGGTGACGTGCCGTATGGGCAGCTGCTCATCAACAACAACAATCAGACGCACTACGCCGCGGGCGGGTACACGCCGCTCATCTCCATCGCGGGAACCCTCAGCAGCCCGGTCGCCGCCGGTGACACCACGATGGGGGTGACCATCACCAGCACGCCGCTCCACGGCTCGGCCGCCCTCAACCAGCGCCTCTCCGGCATCTGGCTGCGGCCCGACACCAGCGTGAACAGCGGCAACCTGCCCGCGGACAACCTGGTCACGGTCTCCGGCAATACCTTCGTCAGCTCGTCGCTGACCCAGCTGACGACCTCACCGGCCCTGGCCCCGGTGCCGGCGGGCGCGAGCTTCAAGAGCGCAGACC